Below is a genomic region from Bradyrhizobium sp. 1(2017).
GCTGGTCAATCACTTGCTGGGCCTTGCGCGCGAGATGCCGCTGGTGATCGCGTTCGAGGATCTGCATTGGATCGACCCGACCTCGCGCGAGGTGATCGACCTGCTGGTCGACCGCGTGCAGAACCGGCCGGTCCTGGTCATCGTCACCGCGCGTTCCGAATTCCAGCCGAGCTGGAACGCGCATTCGCACATCACCACCCTGGTCCTGAACCGCCTGAGCCGGCAGCTTCGCACGACGCTGGTCGAACGCGTCGCCGGGCGAGAGCTGCCCAAGGAGGTCGTCGAGGAGATCATCGTCAAGACCGACGGCGTGCCGCTGTTCCTGGAAGAGCTCACCAAGACCGTGCTCGAATCCAATCTCCTGACCGAGCGGCACGGGCGCTACGTGCTGTCGGGCCCGTGGCGGCAGCTCGCGATCCCGGCGACGCTGACCGACTCGCTGATGGCGCGGCTGGACCGGATGGGGCCGTTCAAGCGGATCGCGCAGATCGGCGCCACCATCGGCCGCGAGTTTTCCTACGAGACGCTCCATGCGGTCGCCAACACGCCCGCCGAACAGATCGAGGCCGCCCTCAATCACCTGGAGGAGGCGGGGCTGATCATGCGGCGCGGTCATCCGCCCGAGGCGCTCTATTCCTTCAAGCACGTGATGATCCAGAACGCCGCGCATGCGAGCCTCCTGCACAGCGAGCGCCGCAAACTGCATTCCCGGATCGCCCAGGTGCTCGCCGAAATGTATCCGGAGAAGACCGAGCGCGAGCCGGAGCTGCTTGCCCATCACCTGACCGAATCCGGTCAGAGCGAGGGGGCTGCCAGCTTCTGGCTCAGGGCCGGCAAGCAGGCGGCCAAGAGCGGCGCCAATCTGGAAGCGATCGGTCATCTGCGCCGCGGCCTCAGCGTCGTGCAGGCCAATGCGCGCATGCAGGGCGCCGACGAAATGGAGCTCGAGCTGCGCATTGCGCTCGGCAATGCGCTGATCGCTGCCAAGGGCTATGCCGTGCAGGAGGTCGAGGAGAATTACATCCGCGCGCTCGAGCTCGGCCAGCAGCTCGATGACGACGAAAAGGCCTTCGCCGCCACGCGCGGGCTCTGGGTATGCCATTTCATCCGCGCCGATCTCACGCGCGCGCACGATCTCAGCGTCGAGCTGTTGAGATTTGCCAAGCGAGAGCGGCTGAACCAGCGCACGCAGCCGGCGCAGCAGACCGGCTATCTGATCGAGGCGCACCGTTCGATCGCGATGACCATGCTGTATCGCGGCCGCTTCGCGGCCTCGCAGCATCATCTGCATCGCTGCATCAACCTCTACAGCCCCGATCTGCACTCCGACCTGATGGAGCGCCACGGCATCGATCCCGGCGTCGTCTCGCTGTCCTATCTCGGCTATCTCCTGTGGTTCCTCGGCCGTCCGGACGCGGCGCGCCAGCACAGCGAGCAGGCGATCGCGAATGCCGAGAAGATCCGCCATCCGTTCACGCTCGCCTTTGCGCTCGTGTTCAGCGCTTATCTCTGCCAGCATCTGCGCGACGTCGAGGGCACGCGCGATCACGCCAACCGCGCCATGATCATCGCCACCGAGCACAATTTCCTGCACTGGAAGCAGCAGGCTGCGATCCTGCGCGGCTGGGCGCTGGCCCAGCTCGGCGAAGCCGACGAAGGCCTCAGCCAAATGCGCTTCGGCCTCGACGAGTACGAGGCGATGGATTCCTGGCTCGCCGGCTGCTGGTTCCGCTGCCTGCTGGCGGAGGCCTACGCCAAGGTCGGGATGCGCGATGCCGCCTTGCGCGCGCTGGACGGCGCGCTCGCGACTGCGAGACGGACCGGCGATCACTCCTACCTCGCCGAAGTCTATCGCCTGCAGGGCGAGATCACGCTCTCGGACGGCGATTCGGCATCGGTGCCGGAGGCCGAGGACATGTTCAGCCTCTCGCTGGAGATCGCGCGCAAGCAGGGCGCGCTGTCCTGGGAGCTTCGCACCGCCGTCAGCCTCGCGCGCTTGTGGTACGAGGCCGGCCGGCGCGAGCACGCAAGCCTGCTGCTCGTGCCCGTCGTCGGCAAATTCAGCGAGGGTTTCTACACGCCGGACCTGAAGCAGGCGATGCAGCTGGTCAACGAGCTCGGTGCGGACGCACTCGTCCGCGAGCAGGTCCATCCCTGACATGAGCGAACTTGCCGCCGCGCGTGCGCGTTATGTCGAGAGGATCGCGAAGCGGGAGCGGATTGCCTCCAAGCGCCTGCTCGACGCGCTCGCCGCCGTGCCGCGCGAAAATTTTCTGCCGAGGGGACCGTGGCGCATCAAGAGCGAGGCGGCGCGCAGCTATCGGGGAACGCCCGATGCCGATCCCGTGCATCTCTACGACAATGTGCTGGTCGCGATCGACGCGCGCCGCAGGCTCGACACCGGTCTGCCGAGCCTGTGGGCGCACTTCATCGATGTGCTCGACATCAAGGAGAAGGATCGTGTGGTCCAGATCGGCTGCGGGCTCGGCTATTTCTCCGCGATCCTGTCGAAGATGGTTGGGCCGAAAGGACGGGTGATGGCGGTCGATTGCGACGAGCGTCTGGCGTTCCGCGCCGCGAACTATCTTCGCCCTTATCGCAACGTCATCGTGTTTCATGGCGATGGATGTGAGGAGATCCGCGAGCGCGCTGACGTGATCATCATCCACGCCGGCTTCTCCTGTCCTCACCCGCTCTGGCTTCAGGCGCTTCGCCCGCGCGGCCGCCTCCTGGTGCCGATAACCCAGCGGGACCGCGAGGGCGCGGTGATCAAGATCACGCGCCGGGGCAGGGGCTTCGAAGCGGAAGCGGTGCAGCAGATCCGGATCTTCCCGGGCCGGGGCCGCGGTGTGACCGCGCTCGACGACCGTGTCGCCGACTGGTGGCAGCGCGCATCCGCTTTGGCGCCGCTGCGCTTTCGCGCGCTCGAGCAGGGTTTGCCGGCGGATGGCTAATGGTTCGTTGCATTTTACCTTGATTGCGAATGGACGTATCCAACGCGCCGTCAGGCGGCTATGACTGCGGCCTGACTGCCATCCGAGCGCGCCCATGCATTCCGTTGCCCTGCTGACCGCCAGCTACGCCAAGGATATCGAGCGCTTTTCGCTGCTCAGCGAGAGCATCGACACCTGGCTCTCGGGATATACGCGGCATTATGTTCTCGTTAACGATGAGGACGTGCCGCTGTTCGAGCGGTTTGCCTCCGACAAGCGCGTCATCGTCCCGGCGTCGCGTTACCTGCCGAAATGGCTGTTCGCGCTGCCGCCGGCCCTCCAGTTCGTCAGCAAGCGCCGCGTCTGGCTGTCGCTGCTGTCGTCACCGGTGCACGGCTGGCACATCCAGCAGATGCTGAAGATCGCCGGCGTCCTCAATGTGCCGGAGCAGCGTGTCTGCATCCTGGATTCGGACAATCTGTTCTTCCGCGAATTCGACGTCAGCGAATACGCCGGCGGCGAGAAGACGCCGCTCTTCGTCACGCGCGAGGCGATCGGCGCCGACCATCCGGTGCACGGCGTGTGGCTCCGCACCGTCGATCAGCTTCTGGGCATCGGGCAGCGTCGGTTCCCGGCAGATGATTATGTCGGCAACGCGCTGGTCTGGGACAAGGACACGGCGCATGCGATGACCGACGCCATCAAGTCGGCGACGGGCCTGAGCTGGGCTCTGGCACTGTGCCGGAAGAAGAAGTTCTCCGAATATCTGCTCTACGGCAACTTCGTCGCCCATTCGCCGAAGCATCTGGCAACCCATCAGGTCACGGAAGACAGCATCGCAGTCTCGCACTGGGACGACACGCCCCTCGACCGTCCGGCCATCGAAGCGATGATGCGTGCCGCCTCGCCCGAACAGGTCGCGCTCTGCATCCAGTCCTATTCGTCGACCTCGATCGACGACATCCGCGATGTGTTCCGCCTCTCCTCGCGCGACCGGCGCGCACCCAGCCTGTCGCCCGACCACATGGGCGATGCGTCCGAATTCGAGACGCCGAAGACGCGCTAAGGATTACGCGTCCTTCGTGAACTTGCTGATCACGTCCATGAACGGCTTCGGCTTGAATTCGCCGTCGAGCGGCAGCGGACGGTTCGGCTGCTTGTCCTTGCGGGCGAAGGTGCCGTTGATCCAGCTGTAGCGATCCGAGATGCCCCAGGTCAGAATCGAGCGCACCGGTCCGCTGGTCGAAACCGCCGTCAGCAGATCGTCGACGCGCTTGGCGACGATGGCGTCGCGCTCGGCCGGGCTTCCCGCTAGCTTCTGATCGTCGACGTCGAGCTCGGTGACGAGCACCTCGAGGCCCCAGGACCGCAGCTCGGTGACGAATTCGGCGAGCCCGTGCGTGTCGATCTCGAGCTCGGCATGCAGATGCGATTGCAGGCCCACGGCGTGGAGCGGAACGCCCTGGTCGAGCAGGTCCATGATCAGGTGGCGGTACGCCGCGCGCTTGGCAATGAAGGAGTCCTTCGCCGATTCGATGTCGTACTCGTTGATCGCGAGCTTGACGAAGGGGTCGGCTGCGGCGGCGGTGCGGAAAGCCAGCGGAATCCAGCTATTGCCGAGATGCTGCGTCCAGAACGTGTCGCGCCGGTCGGTGACCTTCCTTGGATTGTCCGGAATCGGTTCGTTGACGACGTCCCACGACGTCAGCTTGTCCCTGTAGTAGGAGACGACGGTGCCGATGTGGTCGCGATACGCGCGCTCGACGCCTTTGGTGTCCTTGATCTGCTTGGTCCAGTCCGGGATGTCGTGATACCAGGCGAGCGCATGGCCGCGCATGGACAGGTCGTTCGCCCGCGCAAAATCCAGGATGGCATCGGCGCGCTCGAAAGCGAAAGTGTGCGCGTCCGGCCGCAGCATCGGCCATTTCAGTTCCAGCACCGGCACCACCTGGGTGCAATAGGTGCTGATGGCCTCACCGAGCCGCGGATCGGCTTGCAGATCCCAGAGCGTCGCGGCTGCTCCATAGCCCGGGCGGCGCTGGGAGAACTTCGAGGCCGGTGCGGCTGACGTCGATGCACCCGCCGCGAGCGTTGCGGCGCTGCCGAGCAGGAATTCGCGTCGGTCGAGCCTGGTCACGCGTGACGCTGCATCGCGGCTTCCGCGATCTCGTAGTAGTGAAGCGCGCCCTTCTCGAGCGTCAGATTGTCCAACACATAGTCGCGCGGCGCGAAGTCGCCGGCGCTGGCCTGCGCCCAGAAACGGTCCCAGCCGGAGGTGAAGCCGTCGGCATCGGTGAAGGTCATGCCGCAGCGCGCGTCGAAATACGGCACCGAAGACACGTTGCCCTCGTATCTCACCTTGTCCGGGAAATATTTCGGGTCCTGCCACGGCCCGCCGCGGTCCCAGGCGAACACGGGCACGCCGCTCGACAGCGCCTGCTGGCAGGCGATACCCTGGCTTTCGTGTTCGCAGAGGAAGACCATGCTGCGGCAACGCGCGAGCGCGGCCTTGTAATCGTCTTCCTTGTAGTGACCGTAGCGGATCACTTCGACGCTGCGGCCGCTGGCTTCGAGAGACTTTCGGATCGGCTCGATCAGCTCCGGCTCGTACCGCTCGTAGTCCCAGCGGACCTTGTCGTAGAGCAGCACGTCGACGCTTTTCTGATCCGCCGGCGCAGGTGTCCACAGATCGGTCTCGATGCCGACGGGCCAGGCACCGACATGCGGCCAGTGAGGACGGAACATGTCGGCATACCAGGCGCACGGCACCAGCACGCGCCTCACGTCGAGGTCCTTCAGATTTGCCGGTGCGTCGATCGGATGGTCATACATGGCGACGCCGAGCAGGATCGGGTTCTTCCATTTGAACCAATCGAGCACGAAGGGCCGTCCGATGATGCAGGCCAGTTCCTCGGGGTGCTTCCGGATATAGCGATAGTCATTGACGCGATAACTGATGCCGAGCCGATCGAGGCCTGCGCACAGATTGAGCAGGACGCGCCGCTGTCCGCTGATGAAGGACTTGCCCAGCAGCAGACGCCGCAGCAGCGGCCGGAGGTGACGGTCGCCGGGAAACCAGCGGTCGTCCCGTTCCTCGAAGAAGAGGTTGAGCACCATCCTGTCGCGGCCCGTGCGGCCGGCATTCGCCGGAAGCATGGGCGCGTCGGCACCGCGATGCGGCAGGCAGGCCGGTTTCGCCCGTGTTCGTTCGGCAACGTCCATGTCGGTCACATCAGCGCATCAAAGGAGTCGGGCGACGTTTCGCTATCATTGCTTCTTTTCTGTGATCCCGGCGGACCCTACAAGGACAGGGCAAATTTAACGCTAACGCGCGATAACCGCGCGGTCGTTCCATTCGCGGTCCGATTTGCAGGCTTATGCGGCTATCCTCTTAGTGCCAGCGGCGTTGGTCCGATTGTCACGCCCAGCCGTCTTAACGTTCCGTTAATCCTGATCGCCGCCCACGGTCCCGTGTTCGCATGCTGAACCGCCATTTCTCGATCTATCTGGTCGCCTACATCCTGCCTGCGGCGGTGGGATTCTTTGCGGTCACGGCCTACACACGGCTGCTGTCGCCGGCGGAATATGGCGTCTATGTCGTCGGCATCAGCCTTGCCGGAATCCTGGGCGCGATCTTCTTCGCCTGGATCAAACTGTCGGTGTCCCGCTATCAGGCGATGTCTGCGGACGTCGACTTTCGCGGTACGGCGATGGTCGCCTTCGGCCTGACCGCGGCAATTCTCTGCGCGCTGACACCGCTGGTGTTCCTGTTCCGCAGCGACGTCAGCGTCGAGCTGCTGCTCGCCAGCATGTTCGTCGCGATCATGGCCAATGCGGTCGATGTCGGCCAGGAGTTCGAGCGCGCCAAATTGCGGCCCTATCGGTTCGCCGCGATCTCGATCGTGCGCAGCGTGGCGAGCGTCGGTTTCGGCCTGCTCGGCATCTGGCTCGGCTGGGGCGGCATCGGCCTGCTCGCCGCGTTCGGCCTCGGTTCGCTCACCGGCATCATCCTGAATCTGGTCGGCGACCGCACCAGGATCGCACGCTTCCAACGCGACCAGTTCATGCAACTCGCGCGCTATGGCCTTCCCTTGACACTGGCCGGGCTCTCCGTTGCGGTCTACTCGGCCTGCGACCGCCTCATTGTCGCTTATCTGCTCGGCAAGGACGCCGCCGGCATCTTCGGCGTCGCCGCCGATCTGCCGCGCCAGTTCATGGTCATGATCGCATCCAGCGTCGCCGCCGCCACCGTGCCGCTGGTGTTCCGCTCCCTGTCCGAGAAGAACGATGCGGTGACGCGGGAGCGGCTCACCGAAAGCCTCGAGCTGTTGCTCATCGTCGTCGCGCCCGTTGCGGTCTGGCTTGCGCTCGCCGCGGACCAGGTCGCCGGCACGCTCGTCGGCGTCGATTTCCGCGCCGGCGTGTCCGCGCTGCTGCCGACTTTGGTGCTCGCGCGCTTCTTCGGCATCGCCAATCAGTTCTATGTCCAGATCAGCTTCCAGCTCGCCGAAAAGCCCTTCATGCTGGCGGCGCAGTCCTTCCTCACGCTGGTGGTCAGCGTCGTCCTGATGGTCGCGCTGGTCGCGGGCTATGGCCTCTACGGTGCGGCGCTGGCGACCTTCGCGACCGAGGCGATCGGCTTCCTGGTTGCCGTCGTCCTGATGCACCGCGCCCACCCGGTGCCGTTCGACCTCCACCGCCTGGCCGGTGTTGCCGTCTCCGCCGCAGCGATGGCGGCCGCGATCCTGGTGGCGCGATCGCAAGCGGGCGGTACAGGTCCGGTGTCGCTCATCATCGTCAGCCTCGCCGGCGGCCTCGCTTACGCCGCCGCGGCCTGGCTGCTGAATGTCGCGAATGTGCGAACCTTGTCGCTGCGTTTGCTGCGTACGCTCAACCGCAGGGCGCTGGGCGTCTAGTCACGCCGGTGGCCGTGGCCTGCCGCCGGGCGCACCTGCGGCTAATTAACCGGACATTCTGCCGCAGCGGTCGAGGCCGGCTTTGGGCGAGCCCGGTCGGAGGCCGCCTTCCGCCTGTGCATGCGGTCGTATATGACAGGATTTGTCGCCGGAACGTGCCGAATCTCGCCACAGACGGAACGTAAGGCGGCTGCGGCTTCTTAATCCAGAGATCGCAAATTGATGTTTGAGCGACACCAGCGGGCCGGCAGTTCGACCGAGGATGGCATGAAAAACCGATCGACGACGACGCGATCCACCAGGGCGATGCGGCGTCGGGGGGCTGCCGGGATCATTGCGCTTGCAACTCTCGCCCTGTTGGCACCGGTGGTGCCGGCGACTGCGGCCAAGCAGGCCCGTCAGGCGGCCGAGGCGGTGGCCCAGCGTGTGGCCGGCGATCCCATCATGGCGATCGTGTCGATCAAGAGCCAGCAGGTCACGTTCTACGACGCCGACGGATGGATCGTGCGCGCGCCGGTGTCGACCGGCACCACGGGACGCGAGACGCCGGCCGGCGTCTTTGCCATCGTCGAGAAGGAAAGGGAGCATCGCTCGACCATGTATGACGATGCCTGGATGCCGCATATGCAGCGTATCACCTGGAACGGCATTGCGCTGCATGGTGGGCCGCTGCCGGGCTATGCCGCCTCGCATGGCTGCGTTCGGATGCCGTTCGGCTTCGCCGAGAACGTCTTCGACAAGACCTATATCGGGATGCGGGTGATCATCTCGCCCGAGGATGCGGTCCCGACCGAAATCTCCCACCCCTTGCTGTTCGTGCCCAAGCAGGAAGCCATTGCGGTGGCCCCGAGCCGCGTCGGCAAGCTCTCCACCGAGGCCGAGGAGGCCACACGAGCGGCCGACGAAACCAAGAAGGCCGCATCGGCAGCCGCGAAGGAGGCCACATCGCTCCCGGCGACGCTGCGCAAGCTGGAGCAGCAGAAGTCCCGCGCGGACGCCGAGCTCGCCTTCGCCGACAAGACGATCGCGAATGCGAAGACCGATCAGGCCCGCGCCAAGGCCGAGGAGCTCAAGCAGAAGGCCGTCACCAAGGCCGCGGACGCCGCGACGCAACTCGACGCCGCCAAGGCCACCGCGCAGCCGAAGCGCGACGCCGTCGCCGCCACGAAGGAGGCGGCCAAAGCTGCGGCGACCAGGAAGGCCGACGCGGTGAAGGCGGCGACCGACGCAAAGCTCGCGCTCGAGCCGGTCTCGGTCTATATCAGCCGCTCCACGCAGAAGCTCTATGTGCGGCGAAACACCCACAAGCCGGCCCCCGACGGCGGCGGCGAGGTGTTCGACACCAGCATCGAGGTCCCCGTCACGATCCGCAATCCCGACCTGCCGCTCGGCACGCACATCTTCACGGCGATGGCGAACACCAATACGGGCCTGCGCTGGAGCGTGGTCACGATCGAAAACGGCGACCAGGCCAGGCATGCGCTCGACCGGATCACCATTCCGCAGGAAGTGTGGGACCGCATCGGGCCGACCGCATTGCCGCGCTCGTCCATCGTCATCTCGGACGAGCCCTTGAGCAGCGAGACCAACTACCGCACCGAATTCGTCGCGGTGTTGAGCAACCAGCCGCAAGGCGGCTTCATCACGCGCAAGCCCACCGCGCCTGCCATGGTCGCGAGCGACGACGGCTGGGACAATGGCGGCAACGGCTTCGGCTTCTTCTACCCGCGCGATCCCTATGTGCAGCCGGCCAATCCGCGCCGGCGTGGCCAATACCAGTATTACCAATCGACGCAGCCGATGCAGCGGGGCTTCTGGTAACGAGGCTGAGCTGGCCTGCGGCCCAGGCTTACGGCCGCGCGGTGATCACCAGGGCCTGAATCTTGGCTTCGAGCGGTCCGGACCCGTGGCGCGCGCGGATCGCCTCGGTGACCGCGTCGGTTGCGGCCTGAAGATCGCCGCCCGTTCTCGCCTCGATCTCGGCGCGCAGCGGCGTGCCCTGGCAATAGGCGAACGCCACGAGGTCGGGCGTCGGTGCACGGCTGATGGCGGCTCGCGTCTCGATCGAGATATTGCCAAAGCCTGCGCGTTCGAGATCGGCCCGTATGATCGCCTGGTCGAAATAGCCGTGCGGTGTCCGCGCCATGAAGCGGGGTGGATCAGCGGGAAACAGCTCGCCGAGGGCCGTCGTGACGACGTCGGCGAACACGTTCTCCTCGATGCGGTCCCAGACGTTGAAGAGGAACGTGCCGCCGCCCTTCAAGACGCGCTTTGCCTCCGAAAAGCCCTTGACGCGGTCCGGAAAGAACATGGCGCCGAACTGACAGCAGACCACGTCGAACTCGGCCTCGCCGAACGGCAGCGCCAACGCATCCGCCTGGCGCCAGGAAATGCGATCGTCGCCCGCCTGACGCTTTGCTGCGACTGCCAGCATCGGCTCGTTGAGGTCGGTCGCAACGTAGCGGACCCCGCGCGGCAGCGCCGCCGCCACGGCGCGTGTCACGGCGCCGGTGCCGGCCGCGATCTCGAGCAGCACGGAGGGAGAGAGCGCGGCGACACGTCTTGCGATGTCGTCGGCATAGAAGGCGAAGATCATCGGGACGAGATGCTCGTCGTAGAGCTTCGGGATCGAGCCGGCGAAAACCTTGTCAGTGTCGGACATGCCTGCCTCGCTGAAGGTTCGGACGTGAGGCCCAACCTTAGCACGGATCGCCGCCTCATCGTGCGGGCAAACCGGCAAAGTCCGTGATCGAGCCTTACGATGTCCCGCCGCCAACCTCGCGGATCGGCCGTGTACCGTCCCAGTTCAGCGCGGCCTGCCGGACCTTCTCGAAAAACGGTCCCTTGGTGCCGCTGATGTCGGAGATCTCGATCACCGTGCCCGGATGGGCCTGGGTGTCGAAATAGGCAAAGCGCCCCTTGTCGCCGCCGATCTGGCCCTCATGGCCGATCCTGTAGCCGAGCCCGAGCGCCTTGTCGTAGAGCGCCTGGTAGTCATGGCTCCAGTAGGACATGTGCTGCAGGCCTTCGTGCCCGGCGTCGAGGAACTCCTTGTACAGCGAGGGCGCATCGTTGCGCTGCTGGATCAGCTCGATCTGGAGGTCGCCGGAATTGGCGAGCGCAATGCTCATCTCGACGGCCGAATCCTGGCCGCGATGCCGGAACCAGTCGGTCCTGACCCGATCCATGTAGTACCAGGGGCCGACGCCCATGATTTCGATCCAGTGCTTCATCGCGGCGTGGATGTCCCGCACCACATATCCGTTCTGGCGCACCGCGCCGAAGATGCGGCTCATGCCTGCACTCCTGTTTTTGTCTGCTCACTTGACCTCGATGCCAGCGTCCTTGGCAACCTGCTTCCAGGCTGCGATGTCGCGGGCGTTGATGTCACGCTGCTCGTCGCCGGGCACGAATTGCGCGGTGATGCCGAGCCCCAACAGCTTCTGCTTCACCTCGGCATCGCCGAGCGCGTCCTTCAGCGCCGCCGACAATTTCTGCGCGATCGGCGGTGCGAGGCCCGCGGGCGCATACATCGCCCAGGACAGGCTGCGGTCGAACGCCACGCCCTGCTCCTTGTAGCTGGCGATATCGCGCAGGCTCGGCGATCGCTCGCCGCAGGCGGCCAGCGCCTTGATCGAGCCGTCCTTCACCAGCGGCGTCGCCGTCGCCATGTCGAGCGTCGCCAGCGAGATGTGGCCGCCGAGCAGGTCGCCGGCCAATTTTGCGATGCCGTTGAACGGCACGTGATCCATCTTGATGCCGGTCTGCTGCATCAGGATTTCGGCACAGAACTGTCCGGTCGAGCCGACGCCCCAGCTGCCGTACTGCACCGGCTCGCCTTTCTTGGCGAGCGCGACCAGGCCCTTGATGTCGCTGGCGGGAAAGGTTTTGGAGGCCACCAGCATGATCGAGGACGTCCCGACGCGCCCGATCGTCGTGAAATCCTTGATC
It encodes:
- a CDS encoding Bug family tripartite tricarboxylate transporter substrate binding protein, with the protein product MKLSTVTLSLLALLSAALPARAEDPAAYPTRKIKMLLPYAAGGGGDVVGRLLADKMGKTLGQTIYIENHTGAAGTLGTQMVATSPNDGYTITVGGMTTHVLAPAIYPKLPYDSIKDFTTIGRVGTSSIMLVASKTFPASDIKGLVALAKKGEPVQYGSWGVGSTGQFCAEILMQQTGIKMDHVPFNGIAKLAGDLLGGHISLATLDMATATPLVKDGSIKALAACGERSPSLRDIASYKEQGVAFDRSLSWAMYAPAGLAPPIAQKLSAALKDALGDAEVKQKLLGLGITAQFVPGDEQRDINARDIAAWKQVAKDAGIEVK
- a CDS encoding VOC family protein, with protein sequence MSRIFGAVRQNGYVVRDIHAAMKHWIEIMGVGPWYYMDRVRTDWFRHRGQDSAVEMSIALANSGDLQIELIQQRNDAPSLYKEFLDAGHEGLQHMSYWSHDYQALYDKALGLGYRIGHEGQIGGDKGRFAYFDTQAHPGTVIEISDISGTKGPFFEKVRQAALNWDGTRPIREVGGGTS